A stretch of DNA from Chitinophagaceae bacterium:
GCGTAATAGTAGGATCTGCTAAGCCCGTTCTGGTGTATCCTATATTATATGTAATGTTCAGGTTCCATGGTATATTAAAATCTAAGTATTGGTTTTTATGTTTGTTTATATAATCCAAATCTGCTTCTTCGTATTTATTTTTAGGAACGGGAGGGGTGTCGGGTTGGTTTGTTTTTTTGAATTTGAATGTTTCGGGTTTGAGAGAGAAAGAAAGGGCTATTCCAAAATTTGAAAGAGTTCCGATTCCTTTTCCATCATTCCATGCGAGAACATTTTTTTCGTGTTGTATGTATTCTCCTGATTTTTTGATGCTGTCTAATACCCATACGTATGGGTTTATAGTTCCATTAAAACTTATATTGAATATTTCCAATAGGTTGGTAGAGGTGTTGAGAGATATATTTGATAAGTTTCTTGATTTTGCTAAGAGATTATAAGAAGTCCCTATGGATATTCTGTCAAAAGGTTTTATTTTTTTTGTTTTTTTTCCAGTGGTGTCGCTTTTATCTCGGACTTTTATTTCTAATGTTTTGGTGAGAGAGAAGGATATACTGGCATTTTTGCTGGAATTTGGTATGCTGTTGTTGAGAAATCCTTGGTATTTAGAGAGTAGTTGTGTTTTTCCTTTGTTATCAGATGGGAGTTCTGAAAATATTCCATAAGATGGGTCTGTAAAGTTTGGATTATAACCGAAAGAAAGGGTTATATTTGGTTGTATAAGATTTCTTATTGCTTTTATATTTTTATTTTTGAAAAAGAAAGTTCCATAAATATTGGTAGCAAAGGAGAGAGAGATGCCTGAGGTGTAATATCCTGCTCGGGAAAAAGTATTGATGGTATCTGGCTTTATTTTTTGAGTAGCAGAGTCGTATTGATACTTGAGTTCTTTGAGATACCAAAGGTCTCTATAAGTAAAAGAGGGGTTGAGGGTAAAAAATTTATTGATTCTATAAGAAGAAGCTATATTTATGTTGTGGACACCTCCATTATTTCCGTTCAGGAAGTCCTTAATATCTTTAAAATTGCGGGCGTAGGTGGTTCCTTCTTTGTTTGTGGCTTGGTTTGTAATTTGATTAGAGGCGGCAAAAGAATAGCCGAGCGATATTTGCTTGAGAAAGTTTCCAAAAGAGTTATTCCATGTTACGTATTTTGCTATGGGGTAGAGGTTGGTCATATTTACACTGATATCGGGGAGAGTGAATGTCATAATGTTTGTTTGGACGTTTTGAGTTTGATTCAATTTTGCACTCATGCTGAATGGGGTATTAGTAAATGTTTTGCTATAGGATATACTGGAGCTGAAGAGTGGATTTGTGTTTTGAGTAATATTACGAGAATTGTAGTTTACTTGGTTATAGGTGCTGGTTCCTCCGTTTACGGATATATTTAACCTTCCTGTTCCTGTATTAAGGGGGTTATGATTCCATTTCACCCATAGAGCTGTAGAGGTGCTGGCATCGGCATCTTGGGAGGATTTATTTCTGCTCACATCAAAACTTATTCCACCCATATATGCGTATTTTTTATTATATTCTGATTGGAATCTGCCTGCAATACTTCCATTTGTAAACACATCGGCAATCATAGTAAGGTTCACATAATCGTTTATAGCCCAATAGTATCCTCCATTTTTGAGAAAAAAACCGCGCAGGAGTTCTTCTCCATAAGTGGGGAAAATAACTCCCGATACTTGTCTTTTGGGTTGTGGGAACATTCCAAAAGGAAGTGCTAAAATAGTTGGGACGCTTCTGAATTTCAAAAGGAAAGGACCTGAAATAATTTTATTTCCGGGTATCACTTTTAGTTTACTGGTTTGTATATGAAAATGAGGGTCTTCTAAATTACAGGTAGTATATTTTCCGTTTTTTATATAGAGTTCTTCCCCTACATTCATTTTGACTTTTTCACCGTGCATAAGGGCTTCGCCTTGTTTGCTCACTACTCCATTTATAAAAGCTTGTTTTTTCTTAAAATTATAGGACATACTGCTGGCTTGGTAGTCTTGTTTATCTTGTGTAAACTTAGGTATTCCTATTTTTTTTCCTGTGGTATCTACTGTATAATTTGCTTTGAGGATATCTTTTTTCCAATGTATTTCTACTCTATCTGCTTCTAATGTAATATCGTCATAGTCAATTTTTCCTTGTCCATAGAGAAAAACTTGTTTGTTTTTTACATCTAAAAAAAGAGAATCGTTGCTTTTATAGTTAATGACTGTTTTAATATCTCCGATTTTTTTTTGAGAGAGGGAATCTTTTTTTTTGTGAAAAAGAGAATCTATTTTGGTAGAGTCAGTATTGGATAGAAAAAGAGAATCTGTTTTCTTATTTTGGATCGGATTTTGGGGTTGAGAAAAAGCATCGGGGATAATTATGAATAGAATATATATCCTAAGAATAAGGAGAGTAAGTATATTTGCGTGATTCATGCGATCTATTTTATGGGATTATATTTCGCACACTTTTATATTTTGTGCTATTGGTAGAGATATAATAATTTTTTGAGAATTGTGAATCAGTATTTCAAAAGAGTTATCGTACTCTATTTTTTCTATTATTTTTATTTTACATCCTATTTTTATATTTATTTTTTCCATGTATTTTAAAAAAGAAGGATTATCTTTTTTTAGTTCGGTTACTTTGGCTGTGGTATGTGTAGGGAGGTTTTCCAATGAGATTATTTCAATGGTGTAGGGGGTTCCGTTCTCGTTCAGCAAAGGATTTCCATATATATCTGATTTAGGGTTTTGTAAAAAAGTTACCATTTTGTGTAAGACATGTTCTGATTGTATAGAATCAAAGGAAGTTATTACATTGAGAATTTCGGGTTCTGTAAAAGAGAGCTTTTCCATCAGGAATATTTCCCATAGTTTTTGATTACGGACGAGTTGTATGGCAGTTTTTTTTCCCTGTTCTGTAAGAGAGCATCCGTGGTATTTTTCATAGATGATGAGTTCTTTTTCGTTCAATTTTTTGAGCATATCGGTAACAGAAGCAGGTTTTGTTTTTGTTATTTCTGATATATCATTTGTAAGTATTTGTATTTTTCCTTTTTCTAGCAAAGAATATATGGCTTTCAAATAGAGAGTTTCGGATGAGGTTAACATGAGTTGTAAAGGATTATCTAAAAAATAAAAAAGTAGCTATCAAGAAATGCAAGTACACCCAAAGTTATTATTTGTATTGATTCATTTTTTTGTTTGCGAGGTTTACAATAAATTCTATTTGTTCTTCAAATAAAAGTTTTGAAGTGTCTAAAATATATGCGTCCATGGGTTTTTTAAGGGGACTTTCTTTTCGGGTTTTGTCCAAAGTATCTCTTTTTTCTAAATTTTCAATAATATTTTGTATGCTTATACTTTGTCCTTTTTCCAAGTATTCTTTCTGTCTTCTTTCTGCTCGTACTTGTATATTGGCTGTCATAAAAATTTTTAATTCTGCGGAGGGGAATACCACGGTGCCTATATCTCTACCGTCCATAACGATTCCTTTGAATATTCCCATTTTTTGTTGAAGAGATACCAATTTTTCTCTTACTTTTTTAATAGTGCTGACTTCACTAACATGATTTGATACGTCCATTTCTCTAATACGTTCTTCTACATTTTGACCGTTTAAAAAAATAACATTTTTTTTATGCATTGGGTTCCATTTGAACAGTATTTCTATTCCTTCGAGAAGCGTATTTATTTGATGTATATCATGGATATCTACTTTATTTTCTAAAAAAAAAAGTGTAACAGCTCTATACATTGCTCCCGAATCTATGTATATGTATTTTAATGCTGATGCAACTTGTTTTGCTGTGGTACTTTTTCCGCAGCCCGAATACCCGTCTATTGCTATTACTATCTTTTTAGAATCTTGATGTATCATAATTATTACTAATATAAAGAAGAGATGTTTTTTTCTCTGTTAAAGGATAAAACAATTATTTGTGGTTATTGAATCATTGAAAGATAAAAAATGAGTCGTGATGATATGTTTTAAAGTAGGTTTGTTTCTGTTTCCCTTATTTTTTGTATGGTCTCTAAAGGAAATCCTGTTATTTGTGCAATAAATACATTATCCATACCATTTAGTATTAAATTTTTTGTTATTTCCATTTTTTCTTGTTCTGCACGTGTTTCTGCTTGTTCTGCACGTTGTTTTTCTTGTTCTGCACGTTGTTTTTCTTGTTCTGCACGTTGTTTTTCTTGTTCTGCACGTTGTTTTTCTTGTTCTGCACGTTGTTTTTCTTGTTCTGCACGNNNNNNNNNNNNNNNNNNNNNNNNNNNNNNNNNNNNNNNNNNNNNNNNNNNNNNNNNNNNNNNNNNNNNNNNNNNNNNNNNNNNNNNNNNNNNNNNNNNNCTTGTTCTGCACGTTGTTTTTCTTGTTCTGCACGTTGTTTTTCTTGTTCTGCACGCGTTTCTGCTTGTTCTGCTCGTTGCTTTTCTTCCTTTGCAAGTTGTTCTGCTACCGCAAGCTTATTCGCCACTCTACTTATTTTTCCTCTTTCATCCTGTTCTCGCATACTTGCATAGTCATACTCATCCAATTCTTTTTCTGTCCATTTAAATTTGTATGCCATTTGATATGCTAATAACAATCCGTTGTCAGTAACATTTTTAGGAATATCTCTTAGTGTATTTGAATTTTTTAAGAAAAAAGCCCACTGCTCTGTAACAGTAAGACATTCCTCTTCTTCTTTATCAAATTTTAATAATTCCACAAAATTATATTCTGTTCCTTTCAGCTCGTGGTCGTGTGTTTTTGTATCTAATAAAATATGTCGGGTAAGATAATGCGGATTACTAAAAAAATTAAATTTAATAACACCTATGAAAATTACGGGATTGAGAAGTACATATTGCTCTCCTGCTTTAATTTGACTCACAAAGTCCTTATTTGTGTAGTATTGGACACGATTTTCAAATCCATCGGGTTCTTCCACTTGCATTTCTACTATGTAGTTTTTTTTATTTTCATCTACTACTTTCACATCTAAAATAGATTGTTTTTTTTTATGGAGTTGTGGAAGTTGATACGGATTTTTAAAATCAATATGAATAATTTTTCTTCCCTCAGGAATTCCTAATACTGCATTAAGAAAAGAAAGAAGGATTTCCGGACTTTGCTCACAACCAAAAATTTTTCTAAAAGCGACATCATTTGTTATATCTACAAATACCATCTAATGAATTTATTTAATTTTTTTATTTTAAATCTTGAGTCCACTCCGAAAAGTCCTTTTTACAAAAATATTGGAGTTAACTCTATTGATAATCAATAGTTACAAAGTTATAA
This window harbors:
- a CDS encoding metal-dependent transcriptional regulator translates to MLTSSETLYLKAIYSLLEKGKIQILTNDISEITKTKPASVTDMLKKLNEKELIIYEKYHGCSLTEQGKKTAIQLVRNQKLWEIFLMEKLSFTEPEILNVITSFDSIQSEHVLHKMVTFLQNPKSDIYGNPLLNENGTPYTIEIISLENLPTHTTAKVTELKKDNPSFLKYMEKINIKIGCKIKIIEKIEYDNSFEILIHNSQKIIISLPIAQNIKVCEI
- the cmk gene encoding (d)CMP kinase — translated: MIHQDSKKIVIAIDGYSGCGKSTTAKQVASALKYIYIDSGAMYRAVTLFFLENKVDIHDIHQINTLLEGIEILFKWNPMHKKNVIFLNGQNVEERIREMDVSNHVSEVSTIKKVREKLVSLQQKMGIFKGIVMDGRDIGTVVFPSAELKIFMTANIQVRAERRQKEYLEKGQSISIQNIIENLEKRDTLDKTRKESPLKKPMDAYILDTSKLLFEEQIEFIVNLANKKMNQYK
- a CDS encoding putative LPS assembly protein LptD, encoding MNHANILTLLILRIYILFIIIPDAFSQPQNPIQNKKTDSLFLSNTDSTKIDSLFHKKKDSLSQKKIGDIKTVINYKSNDSLFLDVKNKQVFLYGQGKIDYDDITLEADRVEIHWKKDILKANYTVDTTGKKIGIPKFTQDKQDYQASSMSYNFKKKQAFINGVVSKQGEALMHGEKVKMNVGEELYIKNGKYTTCNLEDPHFHIQTSKLKVIPGNKIISGPFLLKFRSVPTILALPFGMFPQPKRQVSGVIFPTYGEELLRGFFLKNGGYYWAINDYVNLTMIADVFTNGSIAGRFQSEYNKKYAYMGGISFDVSRNKSSQDADASTSTALWVKWNHNPLNTGTGRLNISVNGGTSTYNQVNYNSRNITQNTNPLFSSSISYSKTFTNTPFSMSAKLNQTQNVQTNIMTFTLPDISVNMTNLYPIAKYVTWNNSFGNFLKQISLGYSFAASNQITNQATNKEGTTYARNFKDIKDFLNGNNGGVHNINIASSYRINKFFTLNPSFTYRDLWYLKELKYQYDSATQKIKPDTINTFSRAGYYTSGISLSFATNIYGTFFFKNKNIKAIRNLIQPNITLSFGYNPNFTDPSYGIFSELPSDNKGKTQLLSKYQGFLNNSIPNSSKNASISFSLTKTLEIKVRDKSDTTGKKTKKIKPFDRISIGTSYNLLAKSRNLSNISLNTSTNLLEIFNISFNGTINPYVWVLDSIKKSGEYIQHEKNVLAWNDGKGIGTLSNFGIALSFSLKPETFKFKKTNQPDTPPVPKNKYEEADLDYINKHKNQYLDFNIPWNLNITYNIGYTRTGLADPTITQSMSLNGDVSITKNTKITFTSGYDFEAKKITEDNTRFSFVRNIHCWEISVSWTPFGRYTSYEVVIRPKSSLLQDLRLNRQKSFFDNF
- a CDS encoding Rpn family recombination-promoting nuclease/putative transposase translates to MVFVDITNDVAFRKIFGCEQSPEILLSFLNAVLGIPEGRKIIHIDFKNPYQLPQLHKKKQSILDVKVVDENKKNYIVEMQVEEPDGFENRVQYYTNKDFVSQIKAGEQYVLLNPVIFIGVIKFNFFSNPHYLTRHILLDTKTHDHELKGTEYNFVELLKFDKEEEECLTVTEQWAFFLKNSNTLRDIPKNVTDNGLLLAYQMAYKFKWTEKELDEYDYASMREQDERGKISRVANKLAVAEQLAKEEKQRAEQAETRAEQEKQRAEQEKQRAEQ